The Candidatus Dadabacteria bacterium region TTCGTATTAGTTTATTTTCCGCTTTGACACTCCGGGGGATTTTACCGCAATATCAGCCGATATGAAAAAAACAAACGTGCTTTTCATCAATCACTCGGTAAGGGACGGAGGACCGGGAAGAAGCCTTCTCTACATACTGAAGTACATCGACCGGGATAAGATAAACCCTTTTGTGCTCGTGCCGAAACACGACATATTCTCTGAGAGCCTGAAATCCGAGGGCATCTTTGAAAACGTCATAGTCGACCCCAGGTTTCCCGAGAACATACAGAAATCAGCAATGGTGGCGGACACCACACGGGCCCCGGGTCTTATGAGAGTTTTCTCCATAATCATAAACATAGTGAATATGCTCCGTCTGCTTTGCGGTTCCTCTAAGATAATCAGGGAAAACGGAATCGACATTGTCTACTGCAACGGAACCCTTGCAAAAATCGTGGGAACTCTGATCGGGAGGAAAAACAAAAAACCCGTTATCTGGCACGTAAGGAACATACAGCAGACGCGGTTTATGAAATCTTTAATGGAAACGCTCTCGGGGTTTCAGTGCGTGAAGAAGATAATATGCGTTTCCCGCGCCACGGCCAAGCCGTTTGAGAGGGCAAAAAACAAGGTTCACGTCGTCTATAACGGCATTGACCCCGCGGATTTCGACAGGGATTCCGTTCGGGGGTCTCTGAGAGAGGAGTTCTCCATTCCCCCGGATACAGTGCTTGTCGGAAACACCGGAAGGGTGGTTCCGAGAAAGGGCTACGTGGAATTCATCGACACTGTAAGCCGACTTGTCTCAGACGGCAATATCAAAGAGAAAACAAAGTTCGTTATAGTCGGAGATACTCCGTGGTTCTTTCCGAAAAACCACCTGCAGGAGCTTGAGGATCATGCGGAGAGGCTGGGGGTGCGGGATAGCTTTATCTTCACCGGATACAGAAAGGACGTAAGGCCGTATCTTAAGGATTTTGACCTCTTCGTTATTCCGTCCAATTACCCGGATCCTTTCCCGAGGTCAGTGATAGAGGCGATGGCGTTCAGCCTCCCCGTCGTGGGTTTTTCAATAGGGGGAATAGCGGAGGCCATTGAGGACGGAAAGACCGGTTTTCTCTGCGCACCGGGGGATTTTCAGAAGATGGGGGAGAGCGTCTCGATTCTTGCAAGGGACGCGGAGGCCCGGGGTGAGATGGGCCGAAACTCAAGGCGCAGGGTAATGGAAATGTGCTCCGCTGTCGAGCGAACCGCGGACGTACAGAAAATAATACTCGAGGCCCGGTGATCTAGACTTCCTTTCCTTCCCTGTCCCGAAACAGAAGCCTGAGGGGAGATCCTTCGAAGTCCGCGTACTCCCTTAACTTGTTCTCAAGGAACCTTCTGTAGTTCTCGGGGATACCCTTTGCCGAATTCGTGAAGATCGTGAATGTCGGCGGTGCGGTGAAAGGCTGCGAGATGTAGAAAAGCTTGATCTCCTTTCTTTTGTAGACCGGGGGAGGATGGCGTCTTGTAAGGTCTTCAAGGAACCTGTTTAGCTTTCCCGTGGAGATCTTTCTTCTGAAATTTTCCTCCACCCGCTCGACAGCGTCGAAAATTCTCCCGACTTTCTTGCCGGTAAGAGCGGAGATGGTCAGCACGGGGGCGTAGTCAAACCCGGTCAGTTTCTCCTTTGTAACCTCTTCAACTTCTTTGGGGTCCGCTATGTCCTCGGGAGCGAGGTCCCATTTGTTAAGCAGTATTATAAGGGCCCTGTTTCTGCCTTTAATCAGTTCCGCGAGGCGCGAGTCGTGGTGGGTCGGGCCTTCTTGACCGTCTATCATCAGCAGCACGATGTGGGCTCTTTCGATGGACCTTATTGCCCGGAAGACGCTGTGTTTCTCAACCGGGGCGTCTATTCTTGACTTTCTTCTTATGCCCGCGGTATCAATAAAGACGTATCTCTTCCCGTCTTTTTCATAGATGGAGTCAATGGAGTCACGTGTCGTGCCGGGCGTGGAACTTGTTATGAGTCTCTGTTCTCCGAGTATCCTGTTCACCAGGGTGGATTTTCCCACGTTGGGTTTGCCGATAACGGCGATTCTCGTCTCTTCTGACTCTTCCGGTTCTTCCGGTTGCCCGGAGGTTTCTATGCAGGAAGCGATCTGCTCCACGAGTTCGTAGATATTTTTGTTGTGAAGCGCGGAAATCGCCATGAAGTCATCCGTGCCCGTTCCGTAGAATTCGTATGTCTTCAGCACCTGCTTTATGTTTCCATGGTCGATTTTGTTTACGGCGTAGATGACTTTTTTTTCGGTCTTTCGAAGATACCGTACTATCTCGGAATCCTGAGGCAGGACCCCGTCCCTGCCGTCAAAAAGCATCACCACGAGATCCGCTTCCGAGATAGCCACGTCTATCTGCTCTTTTATGAGTGAGTAGTCCTGGTCGTCTTCGCCGAGTGAAAGTCCTCCGGTGTCAACCAGGGTGAACTCCTTTTCCTTCCATCGG contains the following coding sequences:
- a CDS encoding glycosyltransferase family 4 protein encodes the protein MKKTNVLFINHSVRDGGPGRSLLYILKYIDRDKINPFVLVPKHDIFSESLKSEGIFENVIVDPRFPENIQKSAMVADTTRAPGLMRVFSIIINIVNMLRLLCGSSKIIRENGIDIVYCNGTLAKIVGTLIGRKNKKPVIWHVRNIQQTRFMKSLMETLSGFQCVKKIICVSRATAKPFERAKNKVHVVYNGIDPADFDRDSVRGSLREEFSIPPDTVLVGNTGRVVPRKGYVEFIDTVSRLVSDGNIKEKTKFVIVGDTPWFFPKNHLQELEDHAERLGVRDSFIFTGYRKDVRPYLKDFDLFVIPSNYPDPFPRSVIEAMAFSLPVVGFSIGGIAEAIEDGKTGFLCAPGDFQKMGESVSILARDAEARGEMGRNSRRRVMEMCSAVERTADVQKIILEAR
- the der gene encoding ribosome biogenesis GTPase Der, which produces MNGQKPVVAIVGRPNVGKSTLFNRIIGWNKTIVEDIPGVTRDRVYEDTRWKEKEFTLVDTGGLSLGEDDQDYSLIKEQIDVAISEADLVVMLFDGRDGVLPQDSEIVRYLRKTEKKVIYAVNKIDHGNIKQVLKTYEFYGTGTDDFMAISALHNKNIYELVEQIASCIETSGQPEEPEESEETRIAVIGKPNVGKSTLVNRILGEQRLITSSTPGTTRDSIDSIYEKDGKRYVFIDTAGIRRKSRIDAPVEKHSVFRAIRSIERAHIVLLMIDGQEGPTHHDSRLAELIKGRNRALIILLNKWDLAPEDIADPKEVEEVTKEKLTGFDYAPVLTISALTGKKVGRIFDAVERVEENFRRKISTGKLNRFLEDLTRRHPPPVYKRKEIKLFYISQPFTAPPTFTIFTNSAKGIPENYRRFLENKLREYADFEGSPLRLLFRDREGKEV